A part of Helicobacter ibis genomic DNA contains:
- a CDS encoding Jag N-terminal domain-containing protein, which translates to MKKIEADTLENALIKASNEFSCSIIDLEYEIIQYPSAGFFGFGKKSAIICAQTKTPQTEIQASNTEEQPQTSIQTTKDLNTISQQVKQELEELLSYLPYSISYILVEPYDDNTLYIKLDGEDSALLIGKEGYRYKAISYMIFNWINHKYDLMVRLEIAEFLKNQEEMIANYLLPTIETIKLHGKAQTKPLDGVLAYIALKQLRDEFPNKYISFRLNNNGERYIIINDFYNQ; encoded by the coding sequence ATGAAAAAAATAGAAGCAGATACATTAGAAAACGCACTAATTAAAGCTTCTAACGAGTTTTCATGCTCTATAATTGATTTAGAGTATGAAATTATTCAATACCCAAGTGCTGGATTTTTTGGCTTTGGCAAAAAAAGTGCGATAATATGTGCACAAACCAAAACACCACAAACTGAAATTCAAGCTTCAAACACAGAAGAACAACCACAAACAAGCATACAAACAACAAAAGACCTAAATACAATATCTCAACAAGTAAAACAAGAACTAGAAGAACTACTATCATATTTGCCATATAGTATTAGTTATATATTAGTTGAACCATATGATGATAATACCCTATATATAAAGCTAGATGGTGAAGATTCTGCATTATTAATAGGCAAGGAAGGATATAGATATAAGGCTATTTCATATATGATTTTTAATTGGATAAACCATAAATACGACTTAATGGTAAGGCTTGAAATTGCTGAGTTTCTAAAAAATCAAGAAGAAATGATAGCAAACTATCTGCTACCAACAATAGAAACAATCAAACTACATGGTAAAGCCCAAACTAAGCCATTAGATGGGGTTTTGGCATATATTGCATTAAAGCAACTAAGGGATGAATTTCCAAACAAATACATATCATTTAGACTAAATAATAATGGCGAAAGATACATAATTATAAATGACTTCTACAACCAATGA